The following coding sequences are from one Zalophus californianus isolate mZalCal1 chromosome 5, mZalCal1.pri.v2, whole genome shotgun sequence window:
- the UTP15 gene encoding U3 small nucleolar RNA-associated protein 15 homolog: MAGYKPAAIQTYPVLGEKITQDTLYWNNYKTPVQIKEFGAVSKVDFSPQPPYNYAVTASSRIHIYGRYSQEPIKTFSRFKDTAYCATFRQDGRLLVAGSEDGGVQLFDISGRAPLRQFEGHTKAVHTVDFTADKYHVVSGADDYTVKLWDIPNSKEILTFKEHSDYVRCGCASKLNPDLFVTGSYDHTVKMFDTRTNKSVISVEHGQPVESVLLFPSGGLLASAGGRYVKIWDMLKGGQLLVSLKNHHKTVTCLYLSSSGQRLLSGSLDRKVKVYSTTSYKVVHSFDYAASILSLALAHEDETIVVGMTNGILSVKHRKSEAKKDSLPRRRRPAYRTFIKGKNYMKQRDDILINRPSKKHLELYDRDLKNFRISKALDRVLEPSCTVKTPEITVSIIKELNRRGVLANALAGRDEKEISRVLNFLIRNLSQPRFAPVLINAAEIIIDIYLPVIGQSPVVDKKFLLLQGLVEKEIDYQRELLETLGMMDMLFATMTRKESTSVLQHTSDGFLENKKVES; this comes from the exons atGGCTGGTTATAAGCCTGCAGCTATTCAGACATATCCTGTACTTGGTGAAAAAATCACCCAAGACACACTGTACTGGAACAACTATAAG ACCCCTGTTCAAATCAAGGAGTTCGGTGCAGTGTCAAAAGTAgatttttctccacagcctccgTATAATTATGCTGTCACAGCTTCCTCAAGg ATTCACATTTATGGCCGGTACTCTCAAGAACCTATAAAAACCTTTTCCCGATTTAAAGACACGGCATACTGTGCTACTTTTCGTCAGGATGGTAGACTGCTTGTGGCTGGCAGTGAAGATGGTGGAGTTCAGCTTTTCGATATAAGTGGGAGAGCACCCCTCAGGCAGTTTGAAGGTCATACTAA AGCAGTTCATACGGTCGATTTTACAGCAGACAAATACCATGTGGTCTCCGGGGCTGATGATTATACAGTTAAATTGTGGGATATTCCAAACTCCAAAGAAATTCTGACATTCAAAGAACATTCTGATTATGTGAGGTGTGGATGTGCTAGCAAACTGAACCCAGATCTGTTTGTAACAG GGTCCTATGATCATACTGTGAAGATGTTTGATACACGAACAAACAAGAGTGTGATCTCTGTTGAGCATGGGCAGCCAGTGGAAAGTGTCCTGCTTTTTCCCTCTGGAGGTCTTCTGGCATCagcag gaGGCCGTTACGTTAAAATCTGGGACATGCTGAAAGGAGGACAGTTGCTAGTGTCTTTGAAAAATCATCATAAAACTGTGACGTGTTTATATCTGAGCAGCTCTGGACAGAGGTTACTTTCTGGGTCACTGGATAG gaAGGTGAAAGTATATAGCACGACTTCCTATAAAGTAGTCCACAGTTTTGATTATGCAGCTTCAATTTTGAGTCTTGCACTTGCA CATGAAGATGAGACAATAGTTGTAGGAATGACCAATGGAATACTGAGTGTTAAACATCGGAAATCTGAAGCCAAGAAGGATTCTCTTCCAAGAAGAAGAAGGCCTGCATATCGAacttttattaaaggaaaaaattacatgAAGCAACGG GATGACATTTTGATCAACAGGCCATCAAAGAAACACCTAGAGTTATATGACAGGGATCTGAAAAATTTCCGGATCTCTAAGGCACTTGATAGAGTCCTTGAG CCCAGTTGTACAGTAAAGACACCTGAGATTACAGTTTCCATCATAAAGGAGCTAAATCGAAGAGGAGTCCTTGCAAATGCCCTTGCAGGTCGGGATGAAAAGGAAATCAGTcgtgttcttaattttttgataCG GAATCTGTCTCAGCCAAGATTTGCCCCTGTTTTGATCAATGCTGCTGAAATAATTATTG atATATATCTTCCTGTGATTGGTCAGTCACCTGTAGTtgataaaaagtttttgttacTCCAAGGACTTGTAGAAAAGGAGATTGATTACCAAAGAGAACTCCTAGAAACCTTGGGGATGATGGATATGCTTTTTGCTACTATGACAAGGAAAGAAAGCACTTCGGTGTTGCAGCATACATCTGATGGCTTTCTAGAGAACAAGAAGGTGGAATCATAG